Proteins from one Acomys russatus chromosome 12, mAcoRus1.1, whole genome shotgun sequence genomic window:
- the Nop58 gene encoding nucleolar protein 58 isoform X1 — MLVLFETSVGYAIFKVLNEKKLQEVDSLWKEFETPEKANKIVKLKHFEKFQDTAEALAAFTALMEGKINKQLKKVLKKIVKEAHEPLAVADAKLGGVIKEKLNLSCIHSPVVNELMRGIRSQMDGLIPGVEPREMAAMCLGLAHSLSRYRLKFSADKVDTMIVQAISLLDDLDKELNNYIMRCREWYGWHFPELGKIISDNLTYCKCLQKVGDRRNYASATLSELLSEEVEAEVKAAAEISMGTEVSEEDICNILHLCTQVIEISEYRTQLYEYLQNRMMAIAPNVTVMVGELVGARLIAHAGSLLNLAKHAASTVQILGAEKALFRALKSRRDTPKYGLIYHASLVGQTSPKHKGKISRMLAAKTVLAIRYDAFGEDSSSAMGVENRAKLEARLRILEDRGIRKISGTGKALAKAEKYEHKSEVKTYDPSGDSTLPTCSKKRKIEEVDKEDEITEKKAKKSKIKIKAEVEEEVEEAEEEEEQVVEEEPCVKKKKKKDKKKHIKEEPLSEEEPCASTAIPSPEKKKKKKKKKDADN; from the exons AGTAAAgctaaaacattttgaaaaatttcaGGATACAGCGGAAGCATTAGCag CATTCACAGCTCTGATGGAGGGGAAAATCAATAAGCAGCTGAAGAAAGTTCTGAAGAAAATAGTAAAAGAAGCCCATGAACCTCTGGCTGTAGCTGACGCTAAACTAGGAGGTGTCATAAAG GAAAAATTAAATCTCAGCTGTATCCATAGTCCTGTTGTTAATGAACTTATGAGAGGAATCCGATCGCAAATGGATGGCTTGATTCCTGGGGTAGAACCACGTGAGATGGCAGCGATGTGTCTGGGATTGGCCCACAG CCTGTCTCGATACAGATTGAAATTCAGTGCTGATAAAGTAGACACAATGATTGTTCAGGCAATTT cCTTGCTAGATGATTTGGATAAAGAACTAAACAACTACATTATGCGGTGTAGGGAGTGGTATGGCTGGCACTTCCCTGAGTTAGGGAAAATTATTTCAGATAATTTGACTTACTGCAAGTGTTTACAGAAAGTTG GTGACAGGAGGAACTACGCCTCTGCCACTCTTTCTGAATTGCTGTCAgaggaagtagaagcagaagtGAAAGCAGCTGCAGAGATATCTATGGGGACAGAGGTTTCTGAAGAAGATATTTGCAACATTCTCCATCTGTGTACCCAG GTGATTGAAATTTCTGAATATAGAACTCAGCTGTATGAATATCTACAAAATCGAATGATGGCCATTGCACCTAATGTTACAGTTATGGTTGGAGAGTTAGTTGGAGCCCGGCTTATTGCTCATGCAG GTTCTCTTTTGAATTTGGCCAAGCATGCAGCTTCTACAGTTCAGATTCTTGGAGCAGAAAAGGCGCTTTTCAGGGCGCTCAAGTCTAGACGAGACACACCTAAGTACGGGCTCATTTACCATGCTTCTCTCGTGGGCCAGACCAGCCCCAAACACAAAGGGAAG ATCTCTCGGATGCTGGCAGCCAAAACTGTTTTGGCTATCCGATATGATGCTTTTGGTGAAGATTCCAGTTCTGCAATGGGAGTTGAGAACAGAGCCAAATTAGAGGCCAGATTGAGAATTTTGGAGGACAGAGGG ataagaaaaataagtggAACAGGAAAGGCATTAGCAAAAGCAGAAAAGTATGAACACAAAAG TGAAGTGAAGACTTATGATCCCTCTGGTGACTCCACACTTCCAACTTGTTCTAAAAAACGCAAAATAGAAGAGGTAGATAAAGAGGATGAAATtactgaaaagaaagcaaaaaaatcCAAGATTAAAATTAAAG CTGAagtagaggaggaggtggaggaggcagaggaggaggaagaacaggtagTAGAAGAGGAGCCAtgtgtaaagaagaaaaagaagaaggacaagaagaaaCACATTAAGGAGGAGCCACTCTCTGAGGAGGAGCCATGCGCCAGCACAGCAATTCCT AgtccagagaaaaagaagaaaaagaaaaaaaagaaagacgcTGACAACTAA
- the Nop58 gene encoding nucleolar protein 58 isoform X2 codes for MEGKINKQLKKVLKKIVKEAHEPLAVADAKLGGVIKEKLNLSCIHSPVVNELMRGIRSQMDGLIPGVEPREMAAMCLGLAHSLSRYRLKFSADKVDTMIVQAISLLDDLDKELNNYIMRCREWYGWHFPELGKIISDNLTYCKCLQKVGDRRNYASATLSELLSEEVEAEVKAAAEISMGTEVSEEDICNILHLCTQVIEISEYRTQLYEYLQNRMMAIAPNVTVMVGELVGARLIAHAGSLLNLAKHAASTVQILGAEKALFRALKSRRDTPKYGLIYHASLVGQTSPKHKGKISRMLAAKTVLAIRYDAFGEDSSSAMGVENRAKLEARLRILEDRGIRKISGTGKALAKAEKYEHKSEVKTYDPSGDSTLPTCSKKRKIEEVDKEDEITEKKAKKSKIKIKAEVEEEVEEAEEEEEQVVEEEPCVKKKKKKDKKKHIKEEPLSEEEPCASTAIPSPEKKKKKKKKKDADN; via the exons ATGGAGGGGAAAATCAATAAGCAGCTGAAGAAAGTTCTGAAGAAAATAGTAAAAGAAGCCCATGAACCTCTGGCTGTAGCTGACGCTAAACTAGGAGGTGTCATAAAG GAAAAATTAAATCTCAGCTGTATCCATAGTCCTGTTGTTAATGAACTTATGAGAGGAATCCGATCGCAAATGGATGGCTTGATTCCTGGGGTAGAACCACGTGAGATGGCAGCGATGTGTCTGGGATTGGCCCACAG CCTGTCTCGATACAGATTGAAATTCAGTGCTGATAAAGTAGACACAATGATTGTTCAGGCAATTT cCTTGCTAGATGATTTGGATAAAGAACTAAACAACTACATTATGCGGTGTAGGGAGTGGTATGGCTGGCACTTCCCTGAGTTAGGGAAAATTATTTCAGATAATTTGACTTACTGCAAGTGTTTACAGAAAGTTG GTGACAGGAGGAACTACGCCTCTGCCACTCTTTCTGAATTGCTGTCAgaggaagtagaagcagaagtGAAAGCAGCTGCAGAGATATCTATGGGGACAGAGGTTTCTGAAGAAGATATTTGCAACATTCTCCATCTGTGTACCCAG GTGATTGAAATTTCTGAATATAGAACTCAGCTGTATGAATATCTACAAAATCGAATGATGGCCATTGCACCTAATGTTACAGTTATGGTTGGAGAGTTAGTTGGAGCCCGGCTTATTGCTCATGCAG GTTCTCTTTTGAATTTGGCCAAGCATGCAGCTTCTACAGTTCAGATTCTTGGAGCAGAAAAGGCGCTTTTCAGGGCGCTCAAGTCTAGACGAGACACACCTAAGTACGGGCTCATTTACCATGCTTCTCTCGTGGGCCAGACCAGCCCCAAACACAAAGGGAAG ATCTCTCGGATGCTGGCAGCCAAAACTGTTTTGGCTATCCGATATGATGCTTTTGGTGAAGATTCCAGTTCTGCAATGGGAGTTGAGAACAGAGCCAAATTAGAGGCCAGATTGAGAATTTTGGAGGACAGAGGG ataagaaaaataagtggAACAGGAAAGGCATTAGCAAAAGCAGAAAAGTATGAACACAAAAG TGAAGTGAAGACTTATGATCCCTCTGGTGACTCCACACTTCCAACTTGTTCTAAAAAACGCAAAATAGAAGAGGTAGATAAAGAGGATGAAATtactgaaaagaaagcaaaaaaatcCAAGATTAAAATTAAAG CTGAagtagaggaggaggtggaggaggcagaggaggaggaagaacaggtagTAGAAGAGGAGCCAtgtgtaaagaagaaaaagaagaaggacaagaagaaaCACATTAAGGAGGAGCCACTCTCTGAGGAGGAGCCATGCGCCAGCACAGCAATTCCT AgtccagagaaaaagaagaaaaagaaaaaaaagaaagacgcTGACAACTAA